AATAGAGCATTTCCAAACCGACGGTGCCCATCTTCGTGCCCGTGGGCCCAAACTCACGGTGCTTGTTCAGCAAAAAGGTAATTTCCTTTTCCAAACGCCTACGATCGATTCGCCGATTATCGACCGACATGTGTTGAGCGACCCGTATCACTTTATCTGCATCCCGCTCTGTGATCGCAGCAAACATGTCTGCCAGATGAAAGCGCATCTGCATAGTAATCTGCCCCGCCTGCCCCCAATCAATAAAGCAAATCTTCTGATCGTCTGTAATCAGCATATTCCCAGGATGCGGGTCCGCGTGAAAAAAGCCTGTGCCCACAATTTGGTGAAAAATCGACTCTCCCCCCATGCGAGCCACCCGTTCCGCGACTTCAGGCTCTAGCGTGATTTGGTCCGGAGCAAAACCTTCGACCCATTCAGTCACCAACAGTCGGCGCGAAGTCAGCTCGCGATATACCTTCGGCGCGAAGACATTTGCCTGCTCCGTATTTAAAGCGATAAAGATCTCCGCATTGTCCGCCTCATTGCGATAGTCCAGCTCCTCCTCCAGGCGCTTCTCGGCCTCACGAACCAAGGAAGGAAAATTGTAGGGCCTCAGTTCTTCAATACGCGCATGCACCTGCTTGGCAAACCAGCCGATGATCTCCATATCTGCGGATATCGTTTTATGGATTTCGGAGCGCTGTATTTTGACAGCCACTTCAGCTCCAGTGGAGATCAATTTCGCTCGATAGACCTGTCCGAGCGAACCCGCGGCCACGGGGTTCGGATCAAACTCGGCAAAAACCTCCTCCAGTTCACGCCCCAGAGCCTTGAGTGCGACCGGCTTAATAGTCTCAAAGGGCTGCGTTTCCACATCGTTACGCAACTTCTTAAGCTCCATCACCAGCGGCTCTGGCAAACGATCCGGACGGGTGCTAAGAATCTGCCCAAATTTGACAAAAATCGGGCCCAATTCCTCACAGGCATTCCGCACACGCTCATAAGCAGTCAGGTGCGTCACCTTCTTACGCACCAGATTCTTTAATAAGAACTGCGGCGTATCCAGCTGTAGTAATAAATCTTCAAACCCCCAACGCACCAAGATCGCCACAATCTCGGGCGCACGCACTGCATTGGATAAGTAATTGAAGGGTTTCATATATTAGGTAAAGAATCCTGCTGGGGCTGCGCCGGTAAAGCCCCCTGACACGACACGGGCGTCACAAGTGAAGCCCCTACAAAAAACAAGTCGCTCGAGGCAACCTCAGTCCCCATTTGGAAACTCTTTGTGCAGACGACCTTCAAGTTCGGTCACACGAGCGGCCAGCGCATCATATTGATCCTTGGTCACCACATTAGCGCGATTCAACATATCACAAAAAAGCTTACTCGCTTCAACTTTCGCCTTTTCGGTTTCATTGCGCCCCTCTTCAACGATTTTATCCGACATCGCAGACGCCTCGTCCTTAGTGAGCTTGCCCTTGACTACCAATTCATCCAGCGACTCCAGAACTTTATCCTTCGTCACGACAGCCACGCCAATGCCGGCCAACATACTTTTCTTTACGAGATCGATCATAGTTCATGCAAGATACGCCAGTCCTTGCAGAAATACAAGAGCACAAAGCGAGTTCCTACGACTTCGCAAAGAGCTTCTCGACGTATTTTGCGATCAGGTCGTTTTCCAAATTCACTAGGTCGCCCACCTTTTTGGTGTGCAGATTGGTCACCTCCATCGTGTGTGGGATGAGCCAAATCGCAAAGCCAGTTTCATCCACCTCCGCGACAGTCAGTGAAATACCATCCACAGTTATGCTGCCCTTATGCACAATATAGCGCAACTTATCCGCATCACACTGTATACGGAAATAGAAATCTTTACCACGCGGCTCGATCGCCTCAATCACCCCCGTGCCGT
The nucleotide sequence above comes from Coraliomargarita algicola. Encoded proteins:
- a CDS encoding ABC1 kinase family protein, translated to MKPFNYLSNAVRAPEIVAILVRWGFEDLLLQLDTPQFLLKNLVRKKVTHLTAYERVRNACEELGPIFVKFGQILSTRPDRLPEPLVMELKKLRNDVETQPFETIKPVALKALGRELEEVFAEFDPNPVAAGSLGQVYRAKLISTGAEVAVKIQRSEIHKTISADMEIIGWFAKQVHARIEELRPYNFPSLVREAEKRLEEELDYRNEADNAEIFIALNTEQANVFAPKVYRELTSRRLLVTEWVEGFAPDQITLEPEVAERVARMGGESIFHQIVGTGFFHADPHPGNMLITDDQKICFIDWGQAGQITMQMRFHLADMFAAITERDADKVIRVAQHMSVDNRRIDRRRLEKEITFLLNKHREFGPTGTKMGTVGLEMLYLFGSNGIEVSPDYALLSKSILCVEETARILDPHFDIQKVARPYLVKLNKERWSFSSIQRQTLFPMLNMFRSMQRIPENMQRILQKVEDEKLQINFHHTGTENIEETINASMNRLTVGIIIGSLLMGSSLVITTGVTPLLWGYPAIGIVGFLVSGLLGIYIVISTLRKHH